A stretch of DNA from Telopea speciosissima isolate NSW1024214 ecotype Mountain lineage chromosome 5, Tspe_v1, whole genome shotgun sequence:
ACTCTTGGAATAGGAAGAGAACATCATTGGATCACCACAAATATGCCTTGTAGCACCGATATCCAATACCCAATCctttggtttttcaaccaaatttaCTTTCGTGACCATAGCTATAAAGACGTTGTCTTCAACTAGGTTCACCTTTTCAGTAATTTTCTTCTTGAACCGACAATCTTTCTTGAAGTGCCCTAActtaccacacacaaaacaagtaagtttcttcttcgTGAAAGAAGGCCCATCATTGTCTtgacgattcttccttttcttgcttTGTCTGTTGGTTTCTACCAAGTTCGCTTTTAGGCGTCTTTCCCCAAGgtctttttcacccttgtcctTGTGCCAGCTCTTCTCTTCAATTTTGATCTTTACAATCAATTGGTCTAGAGTCAGCTccatcttcttgtgtttcatagacGCTTTAAAGGCATTCCAAGAAGATGAAAGTTTTTCAATCAAGGCACCGATCACAAATTCTTCTGGtagaaccatcttttcttttgctagcttttcaaccaaaatttgaaattgatcaattttGTTTGAGACGATGTCactatctttcatagcaaagtttaaaaagttagccaccaagtacttccttgaaccagcatcctcaagagagtacttttttaccaacgcattccaaatcgaacactcatactccaaagaactatacacatggtataGGTCATTTGATAATGCGTTCAAGATCCGATTCTTGCACCAGTAATCCGCTTGAATCTAAGCCAcccttttgccctccttttcaGGATCATTGCTTTTTTCCGGCATGCGTACAGTCAAGGCAAACACCACTCCAATTTGGGCTAAAgcaaacaacatcatttgcctCCATCGTTTGAAGTTTTAACCTCCAAACTGTTCGATCTTGTCAAATTCAGAGACAATcctcatcttacccaaatccGGAATAAGCTTTGTCACCGACGGGATAACATTGGTGGGAATTGAGTCATCGGTAGGGAAAAGAGGAATCTCCTTACCACTGTGGTTAACAGGAACTCcgcttccttggttgttgattgctccttcaATACTGTTGTTTGAAGGATTTCTTTCGTTGGTAGCTCTATCAATGGTGTTGTTTTTCGAAACATCACCCTTGTTGCTTACAACTCCAAGATCAGCCATGAGATCTTATAAcaatcaattaccttaaacttgttgggtaatagtattacaattccttacaaacaATTGAAAGAACATAAACTGTAATACAATAgcttaagcagtagaaactggGCTATAGTTattttgacctttggctgaaatgagaagaccaaaacACGAATTTGATGTTGAgtcacacccgcaacaacttgagcaagcttgaggttgagtcacacttgtggtgttgcctttaaggtaattgatgcctcctactgccaaggattgttctgcaccactaccccaagataaaacaacctccaactagaagataaagcagttcttctagtcccttgaagaaGCCAAGAGTTTCAGCACAGCAAACccctaacacacttagaagaaaagagggaaagagaaataagATTTTTTGTGACTGCAAAGTATGGGCATGGATATGTATCAAGATATGTATTTTATAATGCATTTgattgggtttatataggcccaaaaCCAATCCTTGCACACCCTTGGAATTCCCAAGAATTACCACCCACTTATGACCAATTTAATTGGAGAATGAaatttatggacatgaattaGAAATCAATTCCTAATTCATGGCCATTCTCCCACTATGGATCATGAAAGGCATTAAAATCCATTCATTTCCCACTAAAGACCATAAAAGGTCTTAAAACTCCATAAAGGGCCATTGTCCACTAAAGACCATAAAaagccttaaaaccccataaagggaaagacatgcatatggccatgaattgagaaattaatctcattcaatatccttgacccaccttcccactcatgatagtgaccatgaataggcTTTAGGGTATCCATAggatgttacaacctttggaattacttccTTGATCACAtaggtcccacaccataacaaagcaatcaaaatcttttgaaacttttaaaaaataaaataaaatatatattaatatattttaaatctaacataTACTTCTATGAAACACCAACATCAGTTTTCTAAGCTAATTAGAAACAAGTATTTAAATGAAGCATATTCCCATTTGTAGATCTATTTTTAACTTATCCCTCTTTCAATTTCATAAGGACTACACGTTTGAGATAAGGAATACAATCAATTTCTTATGAGGTTTTGTAATCCTTTATACAGAACACAAGTTCCCTTCTTGGGCAGATTTTGAATTAATGATGCCAAATTGAAGATATTCAACAAAGCACTTTTGAGCCTTGCTCCACAAAAGACAACCCTTTATACTATTCTTGATTTCTTAGAAGAAAAAATAGTATCTCTTTCTGAatgtatttgtattttattagAACAGCAACCCCAACCTTCTCAAAGTAATCTGAACAGCTTAAGTATTTGCATTGGGATCTGCTTGATTTCTAGTTCTGTCTACTGAACCCCAAGGCCCCAACTCTCAATAAAAAGTTCTTTTAATTCCACTGAAAGAACTTCAAAGGAAATAAGATCAATCTGCACTGGAATTCCCCACCTGATTGGAGATGCCAACCTGTTTCTCATCTGAGCTAGTTCTGACACTATTAGGCTTGGCTGGTGTTGGACCAACATCTTTTTCTGAATCTGTTTCTGGGTTTTGGTTTGCCATACCTTATACAAGGATTGGATTTGGCCATGATTCTAGCCATAAAAGATCAGATCCAACTGACCCTGGTCATGCCTAATTGAACCAATCAACCCCAGTAAACACAAttcctcatcttttctttttttgtctttaaCCCAAAAAACACAACCACAACCCCACCAAGTCAGCAAATTGTAACAAGCCAGCACCAACACTTGTTGTAAAAGAGTGATgataaaacaaaagaatcacACTTGAAAGCAGCAGCTCTAGTCGGcaatttttttgggattttttaaatttttttttttgaagttttttcattAGCAGAAACAGTTCCATGCAAGGCACTTGAGATTAGAGAAGCTAACAAATCATTCCCAtgttataaatatattaaacatTTACAATTCATAAGGAGACAAAGGTCGGCTCCTAGGAATCAAGCCTTTCTGATCTTATATTGACCTCTTCTGTAACAATGGTGGTGCAGTTCTAGTTGAGGCATTCACACAGGTGAAGATCTCAGAGCTTGGAGATCTTCCACAGTACAATGAGTTTTATGAAAATCTGGTTTTCAAGGCTGTTTTCAATGGCAGAGATATTCAAGAAGCAATGCAACAGGTTGAGATGCTCAAATTAGAAAATGATAAGATTGAACTTTACGCATCCACATATCGAAACCTAGCTAGTAAGCTGGTATCTGATCTAAAGAGCCTCTTAGATGGTTACAACAGTCTTGAACAGGCCAACTTCCACATGGAATCAGAAATAATGCATAGTGTTAATCACATCTGTTGGTTTGATGTTGATCATCATCATTACCAAAAGGATTTTACAGCCTTTGTCCTTGTAGATGGGATGcacacaagaataaaataaacttaagAGATAATAAAAATTTAGCTGCATGTAATCTATCTTTACCTCTGTATCAAAGATATGTCAATACAATTATATAACAACAAAATGAATACACACCTTGTTTCCAAGGTATCCCAATATTCCACAGCCAACGCAGGAGAGTCTCAAGTGTCCAATGTGCTGAACAAGTTCCTTCCTTGCCCAAACAGTGACAAAAATTCCCACCATCTGCTTGCTGGCTATAATATTCATTTGGTTAGTGGTGATCTCTGCCATTAGGAAACTATTTGAACCATCTTCGTTTTCTGAGGAAGAGTCATCTTCACCAATATAAACTCCTTGGCATCTAAAATAGGAGCCCTTACTATACTTTCTTTCGAACTCAGAAGGGCAATTGCAACTCTTGAGGCCTCTTCCCTCCTGTACCTTTAAGATTCTACTGACCTTTTTAAGAGAAGGCTTCTCGAAGAATAGTAGACCACCATTGGGCTTCAAAACTttggatatggatttttttCCAGAAGCTTGAGAAGGAAAGGGACAGTAGTCTAGGGGGGGGCTTGGACTGTCGGAGGTGTTGACATCTGAAGTTTTGTTCAGGGCCTGGTTGATGAGAGCTAGCCATTTTGCTTCTGGCTCATTGTCTTCTATCACTAACACATTTCCGGCATTCAAGGGAACTATTTCCTGAAAACTGAATTCCAAAGAAGAACAATAAAACAAGAGTTAATTGAGAGAAGAATATAAGTTCATAATTCTTTTGTATGAGTAAACCAAGCTTGACAAGAATCCCTGGTTAGCCAAATTCAATTACACCTGTGTAtcaataaaattattaaaagtAGTTTGAAAAGTCAATTCTTTTTTGAAGAACTTaacaaggggaagagagagccATATTCATGTAGGGTTACACCAGTTTCGATGGCAAAAGCATACATCCTCCACTGATTGGAtatcttctccccccccccccccccacctctttcccttctctccttctccctcatCCTCTATTTTTCCTTTATCTTACCAGTCTTCATGACAGTAACAATAATCCAAAACATAGTCTAAAGGCACCAGGGCAATTTACCTAATAGTGAGAAAATTGTGTTTGGCAAAAGAAGGCTTAAAGATGTTTCTAGTGTTTCCATGCTGATGTGCAGGATATACCATATCAGCTCACTTGCAAACCTTTCTAAGTCACCTCTTACATAGACAAAGAAAGAGGACTTGAAAGACAGGGGCCCCTAGTGTGGCTTGGGAATTCAATGTAGCTTATGAGATAATGTTAAGTACTGATGGGGAAGAATCTATAATCCCCACTTGACCTTCCATAAGCAATACATGCATGAACAAGAACCCACATTGTATATTgcatcaaatcaaatcaaaccccCATTGGAAGTTCTTTATAGTTCTCCGCTAGaacaaaacaaaggaagaacAGAGAGAAAAAGACAAGACAAGAAAGAACACTAAACAAAGAGAATCAGCAAGCTCAAACACTAAACAAATAGAATCAACAAAAGATGGGTTGTTTAGGATTTCTATGGCAATAGACTATGGATCAATTTAAGGGGACATGTAAACTTGGGCAAGGATGCTATGATTGTTTGTTTGGGTTGGAGCAAGAGATGCCTTAGTTGGCTGATTTGTTCCAACACTAGCAggttacaaaaaaaatgaaaaagaagagaagtaaAGAACACTTACCAATCCAACTAGGATAGGAAAAATCTACCTTCACACAGGCTGTCATATTTGAAGCAAACCCAGCCAATTTGTACTAGTGTTGGGCTGTAGTACATGACTGTGTTGATGCCCACAAATTGCTAAGCTACTTGACATCCAATACCAGCAAGTTCATGAGATGGATATATTTTCCTCAAAATATCCACTGCTTCCTGTTTCCTACCCTGTTCAACAAATCTAAGAAAGGAAACGAAAAACATTTACAGTAAGAAACATATTGGTTTGGGGTAAGTAAGAATAAAACTCACCATTCAAGTAAGGAAACTGGATCCCACATGACTTGTAAGGTTGCAGAACAtcgatattttttttctttttatgagtAAAATAGAGCCAATGGATTGGTGTGTCAACTTATACCATAGATAATATTTTTAGGTAGAGCTTATTTAAGTTAATAAGATCTAGGTAACTAAAATCTGATTGAAGGCCATCACCcatgctttaaaaaaaaaaagaacagctATTACAAGGCCATCACCCATGCTTTACCAAAAAGCATTATGAAGTGAAACTGTAACTAGTGTAAGCTGCAATCTGAATTAGCATGCATAAAATAATTGCCTTTGCTTACATGTATTCACCACATCATTACGCTTAGCCTAGAGTTGATCATGTTTAGGTTATTTAGGCCCTCGAGTCCCTTCATTTTACATCCCTGTATACTAACCTTTGCCTTGCAGCTGAACTTCCAGGTATGTGCTCCCTTCACTCTCCTTGTACTTTACTTTCTTGCACTTTTACCTGCATTTCATCAAAGCATGTCATTCGTTTCATAATGCCTAGTAATAGAAGACCGGCAAGTCCGGGCGGattggggtgcctaataccttccccgaaccgtaacttgacccgtacccagaccaacgaaccatttgtccccaaaagggcgtttcatgagagtcattacatttacatcatgggtcctagaccctcctctaggtggcgactccaacaTACATctcacctctctctttctctcttctccccccaAAGAGAGATGAGGTAGATGATGCGTGGCAATCCCCCGCCATGCGGTCATGGTCCTCACAATTAGGTCAATTGATAGAGATATTGATAACATTAGGATAATTTTGTCAAATTTGTAAAACTTGGTTTGCCTTCTTCAAATATAGGAAGCATACTATGATCAAGTAGGGCATACTACAATCATTTAAGGCATATTAATGATATTTCTATCCTGAAATAGGATGATTTGATCAAAGTCGGAATATTTAACATGATAGGTCTCACATATTTTTTTCCGTCAACCTCGCGATATGTTGGTCAATTTTGATAAAactaaagaaaattttttaccAAGATTAGCAAATATTTCGGATTTGAACAAATTTCCCTATTCATAATAGAAATATCACTAATATGCCCTAAATGACCATAGTATCccatttttttataatataagCCAAGATATAACAAAATAATCTTAATTTCATCAAAATCACTATCATTTGACCTAATTTTCACAAGTTTAACCAAGATATACAATTCTATGTTTTCATGTACTATGACCGACAGATAACCAACCGTTTATAGCACAATTCATCAATTAGCTTGTTTAAATCCCGATTATCCCCATTACTTT
This window harbors:
- the LOC122663068 gene encoding type I inositol polyphosphate 5-phosphatase 10-like, yielding MYAFAIETGVTLHEYGSLFPFFQEIVPLNAGNVLVIEDNEPEAKWLALINQALNKTSDVNTSDSPSPPLDYCPFPSQASGKKSISKVLKPNGGLLFFEKPSLKKVSRILKVQEGRGLKSCNCPSEFERKYSKGSYFRCQGVYIGEDDSSSENEDGSNSFLMAEITTNQMNIIASKQMVGIFVTVWARKELVQHIGHLRLSCVGCGILGYLGNKVCIHFVVI